Sequence from the Rutidosis leptorrhynchoides isolate AG116_Rl617_1_P2 chromosome 3, CSIRO_AGI_Rlap_v1, whole genome shotgun sequence genome:
ttataagcgtactaacgaTTAAATATGTACCCTTAGACAtctacgggaaaacgggatgttacagttgTTGAATCGATTAATATCGTTCAAATACTTGTTCAAAATTAAATTAGTAATTAACATATATACCATGAACAATACTGGAAGAACATGATTCAAATTATTAACAGAAACATACCTTAAGGCAATCATGGAACAAGAATAAGTcattcaacttaatatatacaAATAATCCAAGCTACTAACTTGAAGAACACAATTTCAGATGGTTGGCTTTCAAACCATCATAGTTTGCTTCATACTTGAAACAAATCattgttaatactaatagtaataagagAATGGCTGCATTATATACTCCATTTTAAACAAAAGTACCATATATACCATGTTCAACATTTACATTCCTACAATACTTTTCAAGATCACTTGTTCTTAGGTAAAGATTGTTTTTTTTAGACTTGCAGAAAAACAGACACAAATGAACTGAAAACCTCAAACCGTTAATTATTCACTTCCTTGAATCAAGCCCTTGACTTCTACTTTTAACAATTCGATGAAATACATCCCTAACTTGCTTCTCCAACGGATCCAATCCGTTCTTCAAAGCTCCATAAACAACCTTTAATTCCTCTACTCGTTTTCTAACCTCTTCTTCCTTTTCGCCCCCAAATGGAAATTGGATTGAATCCGTTAATTCATTCATATAACGAGCTGATTGCTCAATCCCATTAATCTCCTTCAATAACCCACAAGTGTTCTTCCTTTCCCTTTTTTTAGCCTCATCTAAAATTCTCTCATGCAACGAGAAAATCGGGCTCCCCCACGCGAAACTTTTAGGCACGTTGAAATGTAATTGTAACCCGCGATCTTGACAAGGGATTGCAGCCACTAAAGCCCACATCACGAATAAAAACACATAACTCATAGTATAAACAGCCAATGCAAGTCCATTAGTGGCAATAATCTCATTAGTTTTTGGAGCAACAATGTTGTTCCCAATCGCTTGGAGTTGTTTAGAAGCCGACCAAGATCTCGAAACACTACAAGATAATGATCTAAAATTCTTTAAAGAGTTATGTCTTTGAGAATCCTTTTGGTACCGCCCGAACGATCGGTTTCTATGACCAAGATTTGAGCTTGATTCTTTCTCATCAAGCATACCAATTGCTAAATCAATCAAGGCCTTTTTCGCTCTACGAATTTGACCTTCACCAAGACTTTTTTCATTATCTAATGCACATAAAACAATTTCCAATTGTTTCTTCCATTGTCTAATTTGCTCAATTCCATCTCTAATAGCATTACAAACATCTAAACCCTTAACACTCCTCTCAAAATAATCAGATACTAACTTATCCATTGGTTGTTTACTCAATGAAGATTTATTATTGTACAATATAACTTTAAATTCTTCTTGACAACACAAGAAAACATCTAGAAGCTTTGAAATCCAAGAAACAGTTAACAGTTCATATGAATCAACTAATGATAAATCAAGAAATCTTTGAGCTACCTGTCTTTGAAAAGCTTCAACTTCATTATCTTGATTTGGGGTTTCATGATCTATAGAATGAACCACTGGATCACGTTTCATACTAAGAATTGAACGCCCAAAATTTGTGAAATTTGGTGATGATGAACCTTGATACTCTGTTCGCATTTTAAACTCAGATCATCAACAAAATCCCACAACACTTTTATGTGATTGAAGACTctaaaacacaaaaagattgaATCTTTTTATGATTTAATGAAAACGGTGATATGGGTTGTGAGCAAAACTGAATTGAGGATAAAATCCGGAAATTTTTATGATAAATTTGAGAGTGTATAGGACAAAAAGATTGAAGCTTTTGACGATTATAATGGAAATGGTGAAATGGGTTTACGATAATGAAGTTAGAAAATAAACCCCAAATTGTGAAATTTGAAATTAAGGTAAAGAAGAGATTGAAAATGAAAATGGCGAAGAATGTTAAAAACCCTAGGCCTGGAGTGTTATATATACAGTATGGCGAAGAATGTTAAAAACCCCAAATTGGATTTATGGATTCTGAACCGCGTATACTATGGTGTGTTGAAACTGTACTACCACTTTTTACAAAAATGTAATGTAATTATTTAATTTCAGCAATTGAGACATTTTGTATTTTTTAATAGTTTTTGCTTTGTCTTTATCCTtctttatttttcatatttaattagtattagtattagcatTTTAATATTATTTGGTACTTTACATGAAAACAAATAAGTATATTAGTTGAAGGTCATGTGAATCTAGAAGATGATTATACATAATTGTTTTGTTCTGTTTGAAAATCAGTTTTACCCTAAAGTAATCAACATGTTTAATCCCCTGGAATGACTGGTTTTCCAAAGGATATTCACATTATTTTTGTTCACTTAAAATAATTGCACTTGtcgttttttatatttatttttgctaaCGACAGTCTTAAAGGTTGTCATTAATATGCATCAAGTCATAAATAAACGGTTATTAGTTGTTCTTTAAAATAACAGTTATCAAAATGTATAACAATTTAAAACACGTTAACAATAACCTTTAGAGCTGTCGTTAGCAATATCTAAtaaatagtaaaaaaaaatattGTTGAATCACATTTGGTCATCTATTGTCATTTATAGTTTTATACATTACAAAATAAACTAAGTACTCGTAGTTTATATAATGGTGTGTACGTTAGGAGCGACGACTCATTCGAGTTTCTGTCATTGTGTGCAATGTTGCAAACTCCTGACATCTCGCTAAGAGATGCGGACCACTACCAGATGATCTACGACAGAAAGTTTTATTGACTACTTCTcacgataaaaaaataaaaaataaaaaatagataACAAAAGGATGTAGTGAGTGGAATACTATATATGAACATCAGCTATTAATCTATATAACGAAAAGAAACTATACAGTGTCAAATAATTCACACGCTTCCTACACGGACTATACTCACACGCTATCAACATAGCTATGCAATGATTTATAGCCGTCGATCTCAAATTAGTTAATATCCATCTCGTCATATATAGTCATGGGGACCATCTTAAATTACTAAAGTTAACTACACAATGATGTATTTTGTAACTACTAAACAAACCTTTACCCAAAAAAAACTACTAAACAAACGTCACATTGCAAAATGATTATGTAAATCAACAAGATCACGAACCCCTCTATCAATAAAACAATCGGCTAACTAAAATCTAACCTGTGGAACCTCAATCTCGTTGGGATGCACCTGACGAACCCAGCCAACTTTGTTTTCTAGGATTTGTGCCTTCCAATGTCCTTTTAGACACGAAAGGGTGATTGGCATTGCGATACCATTGAAACCAAGATATTAAGAGTTCATGTCCGATGataaataaatacgtatatatcTGCTATATCGTGGTACCCTTTCAGCCTTTAAGTGGAGGGTTCAAGTTATTGAACTATTATGTTATACGGAGTATATGATATGATATTGTTGAAAAAAATATTGATATTAAGTGCATTTTTTTCAAACTTTGGACATAAA
This genomic interval carries:
- the LOC139898864 gene encoding protein BYPASS1-LIKE-like; amino-acid sequence: MRTEYQGSSSPNFTNFGRSILSMKRDPVVHSIDHETPNQDNEVEAFQRQVAQRFLDLSLVDSYELLTVSWISKLLDVFLCCQEEFKVILYNNKSSLSKQPMDKLVSDYFERSVKGLDVCNAIRDGIEQIRQWKKQLEIVLCALDNEKSLGEGQIRRAKKALIDLAIGMLDEKESSSNLGHRNRSFGRYQKDSQRHNSLKNFRSLSCSVSRSWSASKQLQAIGNNIVAPKTNEIIATNGLALAVYTMSYVFLFVMWALVAAIPCQDRGLQLHFNVPKSFAWGSPIFSLHERILDEAKKRERKNTCGLLKEINGIEQSARYMNELTDSIQFPFGGEKEEEVRKRVEELKVVYGALKNGLDPLEKQVRDVFHRIVKSRSQGLDSRK